In Papaver somniferum cultivar HN1 chromosome 9, ASM357369v1, whole genome shotgun sequence, the genomic stretch TTTTACTGCTCTATTTTCTCTTATCTTACTGTTTTCTTATCACAGGGTTGATTTATCTTACCCCTAATTTGATTACATTAATATATCTCGGTTTGCTTATTCtagtttagatttttttttagggacTTGACTGCTTCATCCATGAAGAGTTTGTTCAAGAATTGGCACATGATTTTCAACGGAGAGAAATCAACTACTGCAACAATAAGAACGACATCAACCTTAGCATCGAAAAAAAAGACAGAAAATCCAACAACAAGATCAAGTTCGTCATCAACATCATTTGCTCGAACAACTGTAATTAAGACTCCCATGCCGATACATCCCAACTCATCCCGATTCAGACCTCTTATTACTGATTCATAAGAAGACCTATGTTCCTGTTACTTTGAAATATTTGGTTACTGTCACTTTGAAAATCTGAGTTGTTGTTACTTTAATTCATTTGTATTTAGAAAAAATCGATTGGATCTAAGCAAGATGCCATTGCTGCTATGTGCAGTGATGCAAACTAGTCTTGTTTTGCTAGTTTGGCTATCTTATGTGGTTATTGCTTCTAAAAAAAACTCGGTTGGATCTTGTTAAAATTTCATCACTGCAATATGTAGATGCAAACTATTCTTCACTGAATTGTTTGGCCAACTGATATAGTTAGGTCCTCTTGGATTTTTGAAACGGTCGAAATGTTTGTAGGGGCAGATTTGTTAGGAAAGAATTGGGGGAGTTACTATGGATTCAACGATTGTTTCATGAACTTGAAAAATTCTGTAAGGTTTTCCGACTACCAATAtcagatttatgaatgaatgcttggaggttttttcctcttttttatgAAAAAAAGATGACAATTCTCATGCGAATTAGATGGAACCATGAGTTAACTAGCTAAAATGTCTCGTGTTGTATATGTTGTTATCGAATGGAATGATTCTACACACAACATGATTTATCCCGTATTTTACACCGAGAAGAGATATGACGGACGAGGGGAATGCTTCTCAGCATTTGGATACGTGAAGGTGGAGATGGGTCCCACAATCACCCTCACACGATTAACCACGAGATATTCTTCTCGGCATATAAATCGTTTTCGTATCGAATGTTATTAGGTGTTAGAATACAATATTTTATCtgtaaataaaaaaattgttaCCTATTTTTGTTTTGGGAGAATTTATAAAGTACCCCCGTTTAATTGACCTCGTTTTTTGTTACCCCcgttttttataaattttttaaaATGTCCCAACTGTTTAGTTTTCCATCCTAGTTAGTCAACACTAGTTTACTTTCTTTAGTGTTTACTTCTTTACCCTTTACTTGTTAGTACGTTTACCTTCTATATTATTTTTCCAATTTGTCGAACTCGGTTCAGGATTGTGTCATCATTTTCAGGTTCGTCTAATCATTCCCTGAAAGGGTTCATCATTCCCAAGTGTCTTGGGGTTTTTGGTTGGTGGAGAATCAATCTTCTACAATATTTTTCCAGGTTAGTCGAGcccggttcaggatcgttacaccactttcaggttcgtcgagcgtagttcaggatcgttacaccctcTTTCAGGATTGTCGAATCATTTATCCTCTCTACCAAGAAGACgtagttcaggggtaaataggACTTTTAATTGAAAATATTATTGCCACCTAGCACTTAACTGAATGGAATTTGCCTTTCGAATAAAGCGGGATACTTTTGTTTTGAACTGTAAATTTCAAAACAGATACTTTATAAAATGtcccttttgttttttttggatgTGCTTTATTGTGTGCCCCCTCTTTTTTGAATACTTAGTTCCACCGTGCCGATTGGACCTATAATTTTACCAACAAATCAATTTGGTAAATTAcactttcattatttttttttattacaagGTCCATATGGAAGTTGCCAAATCTCACGAAGGTTACGGGTTACCGGTCCTCATTCCCAGCTATCACCACCTTCCGATTAGTCGGAGTTTGGCGACTCCATTCGAAATTTCGTGACCCTTTTGGCAGCTTTTGTTCTTTTCAGCCTTACTCACTTCCATCATTCTGGCCAGTTTCCTTTTCATCAGAGAGCCAACTCACAAGACAAAAAACGACAAAGCAAAGCCAAATAGACAATAACTATCTCTACCGTCAAATCAACTTCGAATAATCATCCACAGTAATCATCCAACGGTTAAATCCCTTTAGGGAAAGTGTACTTGATAATCTGAACTGTTTACCGTACTTTTTCATCACTCCTCCACTTTACTGTCTCACAAATCTCTCTCTCTCAGTTCTCAAATCTCTCTCACCAAAATCAAATTATCATTCCCATTCCCACAAAATTGAAAAGAATTTAGTCTCAATAATCATCTGTTctttaaatataatttttttaattttttttagggttttggatcaaaaatatatattaaGAAATGGGAAATTGTTGTAGATCTCCAGCATCAGTAGCAAGAGAagatgtgaaatcatcaaattcacacgatcatcatcatcatcacaatggaggtggaaaaaagaaaaacaacacatCAAAAGAATCGAATAGCAGTAAAACAGGCACGGCAACAATAAAAGTATTAAACGGAATAAGTAAAGAAACAATCGAAGAGAAATACTTAGTAGATAAAGAACTAGGGAGAGGTGAATTTGGTGTAACATATCTATGTATTGATCGTGATTCAAGTGAGTTATTAGCATGTAAATCGATTAGTAAGAGGAAATTAAAGACATCAATCGATATCGAAGATGTGAGAAGAGAAGTTGAGATTATGAAACATTTACCGCAGGATTCAAGTATTGTTTGTTTTAAAGAAGCTTGTGAAGATGAGAATGCTGTTCATTTAGTTATGGAATTGTGTGAAGGTGGTGAATTGTTTGATCGGATCGTTGCCAGGGGACATTATACGGAACGTGCTGCTGCTTCTGTTGTGCGGACTATTATGGATGTGGTTCAACATTGTCATAATAATGGTGTTATTCATAGAGATTTGAAACCTGAGAATTTCTTGTTTGCTAATAAGAAAGAGACTTCACCTCTCAAGGCTATCGATTTTGGTTTGTCTATATTCTTCAAGCCTGGTGAGAATTTCTTACTCTGATTTCATTTttgaaaattattattattattgacaATTTCTTACTAGTTTAGGAAAGAATGCTGAAAAAATTATACTGAGGTTGTACCTAAAAATGTGACAAGTAGTAAGAACTTGGCGAGTATGTGACAAGTAGTAAGAACTTGGCTAATTGAAAACCTCAAGATTTGTcttgattttttgttgttgttgttgttgttgttgttgaattagGCGATTTGTGGTTAGAGAAAACATTGATGAAGTATATAGATTATAGTAGTGGGCACAGATGTGGAGGATTATGTGAATGCATTATGCTGTTGTCGTGCACATTGCCATTTCCAACTACCTGATTTTTAATTACCTATTAAGTCTTAGTATAGTGTTTTGAGTAGAAACTTTGAACATCGTACAGTGGCGAGTGAAAGATAATCATGTGACTCAATAAGTGCCAAACCAAAACAGGCATGGAACATTCTGAATATGACCTTGCTTGCGAACAACACAATTTAGGAAAGAAAATGCTTTTGGCTGGATGCTTGATAGCTACAATGCATTTATTCTCTTCATTGAGTTTTAATATGACTAGAATGTCTACTTTTAGACATTGGTTATTTACTatagtttcttagttaacaaTGAGAAGCAATAAGTTAAAGTACCAACTACACATGTACATGTGTTTCACTATAATCTCATGCTGTCACATAGTGTTCACTCTAATCCTTACTGTCACCTTTTCATTTAAGCGTGCACCCTATTGTTGATCTACTTATACAATTGTTATATATTCTCATACCTTAGGTGAAAAATTCTCTGAAATTGTGGGAAGCCCATATTACATGGCCCCAGAAGTGCTGAAGCGGAACTATGGACCGGAAATAGATATATGGAGTGCAGGAGTTATCCTCTACATCTTACTGTGCGGAGTTCCTCCGTTTTGGGCTGGTGAGGTTTCAGCCTTACATCAATGCAGTCAGCTAGATGTCCATACGTCATTTTTTTGCTTATATGTGAATGCTTTCCTCCAGCtaagttttcttttcttgttcGAAATGCAGAGTCAGAGCAAGGGGTCGCACAGGCCATTTTACGTGGGACAATAGATTTTAAACGAGACCCTTGGCCAAATGTTTCAGAGAATGCTAAAAATTTGGTTCAAAAGATGTTGGAGCCTGATCCTAAACTTCGGTTAACTGCAAAACAAGTACTTGGTACTGTCCTTCCCCTTGTACAAATCATGAAAGACATCTATTAAAACGTTGGCAAaccaatatttttttctttctcgttCTTTACATTATGTTTTTTGATGAAACTCATTGTGGCTTTGGAAAGTGTAGTGTGAAGTCTGTTCTTTTAGGCAAATAGGTTTAGCTACATGTATTCTGCTGTGATTCACTTGTATCGTCTAGTCCTGTAGTTACGATTGAAGACAAATCCTGTTTTACGAAACTGTAATGCTTAAGCCATTTCCGTTATATAACTGTTGCTTAAGTTACTATCGACAGTTGAACTTATAACCTCACACGTGCTGAACTTGCTTTATAATGTGAAAGAGTCTACTAGTGTCAAataaaactttggaaaaaacTTGTTAGTGTGTATGTTCCCTTGACAATTTTTCCTCCGCTGCTGTCAGAGCATCCCTGGATCCTAAATGCTAAGAAGGCTCCAAATGTTCCTCTTGGAGATGTTGTGAAATCAAGGCTCAAGCAGTTTTCAGTGATGAACAGATTCAAAAGGAAAGCTTTAAGGGTGAGTTAACCAGTTTTACAGACTTCTCATATCCTCCTTATTTCCTTGTTTAGCAAACATTTATGTCCGTAAAAAAATCTTATCTGAAAGGTTATTTTGGTAGGTCATTGCTGATCATTTATCTACTGAAGAAGTTGAAGATATCAGAGAGACATTCAAGCAGATGGATGCAGATAATGATGGTTTCGTTTCAGTTGTGGAACTTAAGGCTGGGCTGCAAAAATTCAGTTCTCAGCTTGTGGATTCCGAAGTACAAATGCTAACAGAAACTGTAAGTGTTAACCAAATTTCTGTGCCTACTTTTGGGGAACATCAATCTTCCCTCATCTAAAGATACGCATTACTATTAACATAGTAACGGATAAACCCTTTGTCAATTGTTCGTATTGGAAATAATGGTTTCTTCAGGTGTACAATAGGCCTTTACGTTCTTATCTAGATTCTGAATTGGATAATCTTATTATATCACCTCGAAAGCGTAAGGACTTTGTGATTATCTATATGTTTCTGTCGATAATATATACTTGGATTAGTTGTTGAAAGACTTACAAAAGGTGGGTTCGAGCTACAAATGTATTTAAGGTTACGCATTCTGGCCTATCCAGTGGGTACTGTAGTTTTCTGCCATCTTACATTCTGTGACTCCGTTGAGAGCCCTTCATAGACTTGCTCTTGTTTATGCTCTGTTAGATGTCGAGATCAGCATCCTTAACAGGGTTCTTGCTTCGTTGAACTGTAGCACCAACAGAATTAGGGTGCAGTTGGGATACAGATTAGGGTGCCACCATTTTCATCTCTCTTTCTTCTGCATATGGATTTCTTTTTTGATTGGGTATTCTGAACGATACAGATAGAGACCAATGGAAAAGGGACCCTCGATTATGATGAATTTCTTGCTGTGTCACTCCATTTACGGAGGATGGCCAATGATGAGCATCTTCACAAGGCCTTCTCCTACTTTGACAAAGATAGTAATGGTTATATTGAGCTTGAGGAGCTGAAGGAGGCCTTGATGGATGACGAAGCCATTAACTGCTCAGAAGTAGCTAACGACATTCTCCAAGAAGTAGACACTGACAAGGTGAAAACTCTAGATTATCTCTTACCAACATATTACTGTTACTCATTGTGTTGTTTTTATCTTTGTAAATTAACCTTTCGATAATAATAGGATGGGCGAATCAGCTACGATGAGTTTGCAGCTATGATGAAAACTGGAACAGATTGGAGAAAGGCTTCTCGACATTATTCAAGAGGGAGGTTTAACAGTCTcagcattagactaatgaaagaTGGTTCTCTGAACATGGGAAGTGAGCCGATAAAAACGGATGTGCCAAAAGAATAACAGCACTATATGTAATTATGCTGAAACTGTAGCTTCTAGGGTTGCATACATGCTGTATTGTTGTGAAATTCCAAAGACAAACGTTTACCTATTGTTTGATGAAATATCTAGGAGATGATTTTATGTGATTCAG encodes the following:
- the LOC113310347 gene encoding calcium-dependent protein kinase 13-like — translated: MGNCCRSPASVAREDVKSSNSHDHHHHHNGGGKKKNNTSKESNSSKTGTATIKVLNGISKETIEEKYLVDKELGRGEFGVTYLCIDRDSSELLACKSISKRKLKTSIDIEDVRREVEIMKHLPQDSSIVCFKEACEDENAVHLVMELCEGGELFDRIVARGHYTERAAASVVRTIMDVVQHCHNNGVIHRDLKPENFLFANKKETSPLKAIDFGLSIFFKPGEKFSEIVGSPYYMAPEVLKRNYGPEIDIWSAGVILYILLCGVPPFWAESEQGVAQAILRGTIDFKRDPWPNVSENAKNLVQKMLEPDPKLRLTAKQVLEHPWILNAKKAPNVPLGDVVKSRLKQFSVMNRFKRKALRVIADHLSTEEVEDIRETFKQMDADNDGFVSVVELKAGLQKFSSQLVDSEVQMLTETIETNGKGTLDYDEFLAVSLHLRRMANDEHLHKAFSYFDKDSNGYIELEELKEALMDDEAINCSEVANDILQEVDTDKDGRISYDEFAAMMKTGTDWRKASRHYSRGRFNSLSIRLMKDGSLNMGSEPIKTDVPKE